The following proteins are co-located in the Frigidibacter mobilis genome:
- a CDS encoding TrbI/VirB10 family protein, translating into MADQTPPDLQNRLDQFSQRGKSKRRGNSLGVGALAAALALGGAGVAYFLATGLQEGDSALETSDVETFQDRRPGTGGRLEFPPDETEQRVNDALIAVEEALDVPAAPAPEASAEVLAEIAKLREALAASQAARNSEIQSAVADLREAFDEQKAALEAMLAAKEAELANLQRQTESRIAGLQAMLDAERAQREGLEAELDREGLIADQRLLEERRRQEEEQRQREAERVAEELLTAQIKSPAVVYADGPRGGASGAAVADPAAAGTGGPVLSGNEQFLQSARPLEVQEATRLAYPERTLTQGSVIQAALQTAINSDLPGSVVAVVSEPVPAFSGDRILIPRGSRLFGQYRSGIDMHQKRILILWTRVLTPDGTSMEIAAVGGDQIGRSGLTGLVDTKFAERFGGAALISVIGAAPAVASESANNETTRIVLGDVGSDLQDAVGSVIADQVSIAPTIYVDQGASVTVLVDRDVVIYGGSGSQ; encoded by the coding sequence ATGGCCGATCAAACCCCTCCTGACCTTCAAAACCGCCTCGATCAATTCAGCCAGCGCGGCAAATCCAAACGCCGCGGCAACAGTCTCGGGGTCGGCGCGCTTGCCGCCGCCCTCGCCCTCGGCGGCGCCGGGGTCGCGTATTTCCTGGCCACCGGCTTGCAGGAAGGCGACAGTGCGCTTGAGACCTCCGATGTCGAGACCTTCCAGGACCGCCGCCCCGGCACCGGCGGGCGGCTGGAGTTTCCGCCCGACGAAACGGAGCAAAGGGTCAACGACGCGCTGATCGCCGTCGAGGAGGCGCTTGATGTGCCTGCCGCCCCTGCCCCGGAGGCAAGCGCCGAGGTTCTGGCCGAAATCGCCAAGCTGCGCGAGGCCCTCGCCGCCAGCCAGGCCGCGCGGAATTCTGAAATCCAGTCCGCCGTCGCGGATCTGCGCGAGGCCTTCGACGAACAGAAGGCCGCACTCGAAGCCATGCTGGCAGCAAAGGAGGCCGAGCTTGCCAACCTGCAGCGCCAGACCGAGTCCCGTATCGCCGGGTTGCAAGCCATGCTTGATGCCGAACGCGCGCAGCGCGAGGGACTCGAGGCCGAGCTCGATCGCGAAGGGCTGATCGCCGATCAGCGTCTTCTCGAAGAACGCCGCCGTCAGGAAGAGGAGCAGCGTCAGCGCGAGGCCGAGCGGGTCGCCGAGGAGCTTCTGACCGCGCAGATCAAATCCCCCGCCGTGGTCTATGCCGACGGGCCGCGCGGCGGCGCGAGTGGCGCGGCGGTGGCCGATCCTGCTGCCGCCGGCACCGGGGGGCCGGTGCTCTCGGGCAATGAACAGTTCCTGCAAAGCGCCCGCCCGCTCGAGGTGCAGGAAGCCACCCGCCTCGCTTACCCTGAGCGCACCCTGACCCAAGGCTCGGTCATCCAGGCAGCGCTTCAGACCGCGATCAACAGCGACCTGCCCGGGTCGGTGGTTGCCGTGGTGTCCGAGCCGGTTCCGGCGTTTTCCGGGGACCGGATCCTGATCCCCAGGGGCTCCCGCCTTTTTGGCCAATATCGCTCCGGCATCGATATGCACCAGAAACGCATCCTGATCCTCTGGACCCGCGTCCTGACCCCGGATGGCACCTCGATGGAAATCGCCGCCGTGGGCGGGGATCAGATTGGCCGCTCGGGCCTCACCGGCCTTGTCGATACGAAGTTCGCCGAGCGCTTCGGCGGGGCGGCACTGATTTCCGTGATCGGGGCGGCACCTGCCGTTGCTTCGGAAAGCGCCAACAACGAAACCACCAGAATCGTCCTGGGCGATGTCGGCAGCGACCTTCAGGATGCGGTCGGGTCGGTCATTGCCGACCAGGTCTCGATCGCGCCGACCATCTATGTCGATCAGGGGGCCTCGGTCACCGTGCTCGTGGACCGGGATGTGGTGATCTACGGGGGTTCCGGTTCACAATGA
- the virB11 gene encoding P-type DNA transfer ATPase VirB11: MEQASPASYLERYLDPFRDLLRRDDVVEIAINPDGKVWLEVAGDATMRHEGQTVDRTTALNMAQTIVGDAKARVSEKNPLVSGKVEYAGRPLRVQVAVPPAIDRGASITIRLFASGSVRDYAPAYLFGKAVSLDALRAEKMKNIASLAEENLEAALQTLVEARLNVLISGGTSTGKTTFARHLLTHVSEHERLITIEDAFELFPSQPNTVALLADRGAGSQRSANALLQASLRMRPDRIIVGELRGAEALTYLEAINTGHGGSVSTIHAETAELAIDRLAIMVLQAGTPLTFAEVREYIRKSIDVILQLGRAEGKRGITEFYLPGSRNQPPP; the protein is encoded by the coding sequence ATGGAGCAGGCGTCACCAGCCTCCTACCTCGAGCGTTATCTCGACCCGTTCCGCGACCTTCTAAGGCGTGACGACGTGGTCGAGATCGCGATCAACCCGGACGGCAAGGTCTGGCTCGAGGTCGCAGGCGACGCCACCATGCGCCACGAAGGTCAGACCGTGGATCGCACCACCGCCCTCAACATGGCCCAGACCATCGTCGGCGACGCCAAGGCCCGCGTCTCTGAAAAGAACCCCCTCGTTTCCGGCAAGGTGGAATATGCAGGCCGCCCCCTCCGTGTCCAGGTCGCCGTCCCGCCCGCCATCGATCGCGGCGCCTCGATCACCATCCGCCTCTTCGCCTCGGGCAGCGTCCGGGACTACGCACCGGCCTATCTCTTCGGCAAGGCTGTCTCGCTTGATGCGCTCCGCGCCGAGAAGATGAAGAACATCGCTAGTCTCGCTGAAGAGAACCTAGAGGCCGCGCTGCAGACCCTGGTCGAGGCGCGGCTCAACGTCCTGATCAGCGGCGGCACCTCGACCGGTAAGACCACTTTTGCCCGCCACCTTCTGACCCACGTCAGCGAGCACGAACGGCTGATCACCATTGAGGACGCTTTTGAGCTGTTCCCGAGCCAACCCAATACCGTCGCCCTTCTGGCCGACCGCGGTGCCGGTTCACAACGCAGCGCCAACGCCCTCTTGCAGGCCTCCCTCCGCATGCGACCCGACCGGATCATCGTCGGGGAGCTGCGCGGCGCCGAGGCCCTAACCTATCTCGAAGCCATCAACACCGGCCATGGCGGGTCGGTCTCCACCATCCATGCTGAAACCGCAGAACTCGCCATCGACCGGCTGGCGATCATGGTACTTCAGGCCGGCACACCGCTGACATTTGCCGAAGTGCGCGAATACATCCGGAAGTCCATTGATGTGATCTTGCAGCTCGGGCGCGCCGAGGGGAAGCGGGGGATCACGGAGTTTTATCTGCCTGGGAGCAGAAACCAACCGCCGCCTTGA
- a CDS encoding carbohydrate kinase family protein produces the protein MIDDRKQDAIELRAMGTGFVAMDVVEGLDATFASAGGSCGNVMALLSWLGWDSYPVARLGRDEPGDFVVHDLQFDGVNTDFVWQEQSVSTPVVVQKFKVDAEGHRSHRYVLTCPECGGWLPRFRSTTIRQIQPVLDSHCVPDIFFFDRVSPSALKLAYWVRESGGLVLFEPSSIGDESQFQKAVDVCHVLKFAEDRLGHINEIRDLTGPDLIIQTLGPRGLEFRLRWDWFELDAFEAPYFLDAAGSGDWCTALLLSELGNRGNLNPYPGRRG, from the coding sequence ATGATCGACGACAGGAAGCAGGATGCCATCGAGTTGCGGGCCATGGGAACAGGCTTCGTGGCCATGGATGTTGTGGAGGGCCTCGACGCGACCTTTGCTTCGGCAGGCGGTTCGTGTGGGAATGTCATGGCTTTGTTGAGCTGGCTGGGTTGGGATTCGTATCCTGTGGCGCGGCTTGGACGTGATGAACCGGGAGACTTTGTTGTTCACGATCTTCAGTTCGACGGCGTGAACACTGACTTTGTATGGCAGGAACAGTCGGTCTCCACGCCCGTTGTCGTTCAGAAATTCAAGGTAGATGCCGAAGGCCACAGGTCACATCGTTATGTGTTGACTTGCCCGGAATGCGGCGGCTGGCTTCCAAGGTTCAGGTCAACGACTATCCGGCAAATCCAGCCGGTATTGGATAGTCATTGCGTTCCCGATATCTTTTTCTTTGACCGTGTGTCTCCGAGCGCCTTGAAGCTAGCCTATTGGGTGCGCGAAAGTGGAGGTCTAGTCCTCTTTGAGCCGTCTTCGATTGGGGATGAGAGCCAGTTCCAAAAGGCCGTCGATGTTTGTCACGTCCTAAAGTTTGCCGAAGACAGGCTGGGTCACATCAACGAAATCCGTGATCTCACTGGGCCAGATCTTATCATCCAAACCTTAGGGCCGCGAGGCTTGGAATTTCGCCTTCGCTGGGATTGGTTCGAACTTGATGCATTCGAGGCGCCATATTTTCTTGATGCTGCAGGGTCAGGTGATTGGTGTACCGCACTACTCTTGAGTGAACTTGGCAATCGGGGAAATTTGAACCCGTATCCTGGACGCCGAGGTTAA